The DNA sequence AGCAATTCAGTCGACAagccacaaacgcgttggacccctaattgccgcccatcgagcttggagcacaccaaatgcgcgctccacgtccttgcgtgCCGACTCCTggcgttccgcaaagtaggccttcatGTCCTCATTTGtgcatctgatcgtcttcacaaagacgggccacctagggtatatccaATCCGCTAAGTAATAGcacatatcatgccggttgccgttggcgacaAAACTGATGGTCggaccgacgccctggcactgctcgttgaaaaggggcgacgagttgaggacgttgaggtcgttgttcgtcCCGGCTGCCCCAAAATACGCGTGCCAAATCCACAGCCtataatcagctacggcctcgaggatcaccgtgggattctttcccttgtagccggTGGTGTAGAACATCTTCCAGGCAGCgagacagttcttccactcccaatgcatacaatttatgctgcctaacatccgcgggaacccatgcttctccccgtgcatctgcatcagatCCTGACAGTCTTCGGGGGTAGGTTTTCGAAGATACTGGTCCCTGGAATATTTCAACGACGCCCTCACAGAAATGCTTCAGACACTTCAGCGCAGATatctcaccgatgtggaggtactcatcccacatgtctgccgcgcctcccGTAGGCCAGCTGTCTGATTGCCGcagtgcacttttgaataggggtgtggccgggtctgccagccgcatcgcGCCTGAAGCGGAAGCACTtatatcgacgctccaaagctTCAAGATACGCATAAACAGCTCCATGCGCATCctaaaacgccgcctgaaCAAGTTGGCGTTAAACCGTGGTCGCTCtgcgaagtagtcgtcatataaccgctgatgtgcagctacgtgatcccgaggaatcactgctcggcggtggacaacaGGTGGAGGTCGAGGTACCATCGGCTGCATAGCCCTTTGTAGCAGCCGGTCTATCTCACCCTCCGTATAGGCCTTCAATGCTTCGTCCATTTgtcgttcgtactcctcatcactactaccacccgcgttactcatttCGCGTTGTTGTTCGTgtacagaaattaagagaaagagaaaactcgtcaaaacaagtggtgcgaatgaaaatgacgtgaaaattgcgtatatagtgtttcgaaaatttaataaaaaaattgcgCTTGCCGATCGCTCGCCAATCGCcagcctacaatggcggcgagCGCATTGGCTAGCGCTCGAGAACCGGCGAGCGTTCGCCGATTCCGCGCTCGCCGGTTGCAATAGTTCGGCGAGCGTACCGGCTAGCGCTAGGTATCGGCTAATCGGTCGCTCGCCGGttactgtggatgctctaaaaagCAAACATGCAAAAAATTGGATATTATATTAAAGATATCAAATATAGtgaaaatcaatattaattccTAAAAAATTGAGGTTGACACCTTTTTAAATCCATGAAATAGGAAAAATCAAGTTTTAGAAAACTAATCTAAGAAAAATCGCATATAGAGTGCCTCTGATGGCTATTTTACTCCTTATGCCCTGAAAGGTGAACTGAGACTCTTTTTATcgttcattatttaaaattcatcATTCTTGTGTGATCAATACATGTCATATTTCTTcgcataaattttatttgttcgtcttatttcttttatttgttcgTCTTATTTTCAACTTTAAACATAGTAAGAATAAGCTAGCTGCTAGCATGAAAGCCGATGCCTCTTAAACCCTTTTATTAAAAACTTATGATGATACAAGTAGGTGGTGTTCGATtttctagataaaataatagtattaaaatataatttaggattgagttgtgaaattattttaattgaagaagattagctatgactaattatctcatAAATGTTCATTTAAGATTGAGTTGTGTGATACAATATCATGAATCAAacacattatatatttaatactgaGATActatcttgcaaaccgaacatcCATATAGTCTTTTGGTgattataaattgaatttcacAACATTATCCtttgtaggagtagtatttacaGTACAAATTAACTACCctaaaatgaacaaaatgaCAAGTTGGATGGTTGTAATTGTACGAGTGCGTGGCTTTTGTTGTAACATGGAAAATGAGGTGGAATCATAGTAAAAAAACACACCACTTCTTTTTCTTGGACATTCATCAAGTGACAACCACTCCAGTTCATTTATGGACTTAGAGATTCCATAACTTGAGACCGCAAAGTTTGGCGCCGAAATATCTAATTTCAATCAATCTATATCCCCATAGTACTTCATTCAATTGGCCCTACTTAGGAAATTTACACCGTACCAGAGCCATGCCCCTTTGGAGAAAGTGtatcaaatactactatctctatgaataaaattataaaagtaaactttctaattttaaaaatttatttctatctaATGTGATAGAATTTATTCTCTACTAAAaatgctttaattttttttttatctttcttactttttcaattatacattaaaaactATGTTGAACCAAATATTCACGTTCTTTGaggatgaagggagtacttattttattagaaaaaattaaccaacaaaagttaaatatttaaatcacaaaaatatatctatttaaaaaaaaaaccgtcTCAAACtatagaattatttaattaaacctCGAACTATCAAACTTATATCTTTCATTTTTGGGCctccaaaattttgatgtaGCTTTGACGGATGCCACTccataatttatagtactaccaTTCCACTTGTTGAATAAACTTTAATCGTTTCTTCCGTGTTAGTATCAGCTATTAATATTACTTTAAATAGCATGTCATAAATTACCATTCCTGGTAGTCTGGCTCTCTTTTAATGTGACGATTTCATGGTATAATTGAGGGGAGTGATAAATaaagatgattttaaatttatagtattaatttttgaaagtttAGATATTAGTCCatcttttattgtattttaatatttacccTATTGGCAATTAAGGAATTGAAATATTTCCACATTCAATtccacaaaaagaaaaagaaaagcttTCTATCCTTGATTATAAGAtactcaatttattttctagattaaaataaataatttcattattggTTTTTTATTCGAAATTTtcttagtagtattattaatataacgtcacaatatttttcaatttcaatctGTAAATTTACAacgttttttaatttaatttcattcataATCATAGTTAAAAAAACTGACTTGGCATAATTTCCTACTACATCTCACAATTACAAGAATTAACTAATGAAATTCTCACCCTCTATTTGGAGCAAGACTTAGAAATTATTCCAACCTCTTACGAGTTGAATTATGTACAAAAACAcctaatttttgaataattatcaTCAAGATGCGACAGATAAAAAACGTGTAAAGCAAGAGTGACTATTTAGCTCATAAATCCCTCATAAAATCAGCCCAAACAAATACATATCCCACATAAAATACTGTACAACACTAATAAAAATTGCTtttaggaaataaatatcTTGTGATTAACCTATGAGATTATTAGGATAATGGGGGTTGGTAAGCACACCAACCCAGAGCGTGACCACACGCTCCCCAAACCGCGTGACTCGCCACCCCCGTCAAATTGACACTGAAATAAACGTATGATATCAAAAAATGGTAATCGAGAATGACCAAATTGCCCACGGCTGTACAAATAAGTTAACCGTTTTTCACCTTCCGAGATCTAACCTAGCACCATCACTCACCCACTCCCCTGCCTCAACCAATTCCCATTCCCTCTATAAATAAGCACACTCACCAATTGTGTCAACTCGCGTCTTGCCCTTCCCTCTCTTTCTATATCTCCCTCTCTACCGGAAACCGCTCTCCTTTCGTTGCTAAGGGTACGTTCTTCCGTCACTCCGCTCTCAATTTCCATAGCTCTCGGTGTGTTAGGATGCGTGTGTTTGCTTGTTCAAGTCACCACATGTAGTTATACACTATAGTGAAATGCTAATTAAGGTTTTGGAACTTAACTTCGTCAAGTTTGTGACTAGTGCAACTTGATCTGTCTCCAACACTGTTTCTGGAAATGTTATTATGCTGCTTGTGATCctgaatttgtgaattaatgAGTGGTCCTTAGCAATTTGGCTTGATTATGTAGTGATAAGCTTTGAGCAGTAGATATAGCGGAGTACAAATGTTAGATCTGAATTTCGGATTTGTTCTCTGATTGGATCTGAGATGAAGGCGCTGTTTAGCATTTATACTGTAGTCAAATCTGTCAGCATTGTATCCCGCTTTCGTTTCACTAACATGTATTGTGTTACTGTCGTTAGATCTGAGTTTATTTGTATTTCGTAGTTATGGATCTGAATGTTGGTTAGATTTGTTCGATGTGAACTTGATCTGATAACTTTGATGTATTGATCACAATATTGTAATGGTAGACGAATGAGTTCCGTGTCAAGTGATAGTCGAGAACTTATTGAATCAGTGAGATCTCATCGATGTTAATACTGTTGGGAGTGTATGAAGTGGATGCTTGATGTTTTGTGCATGCTGATTAGTTGTTTTATTCCTTTATGTGGTTTgattgattgaattttttatattgcCAGAAAAATGGCTTCCCACATCGTTGGATATCCTCGTATGGGCCCTAAGAGAGAGCTGAAGTTCGCTCTGGAATCTTTCTGGGATGGCAAGAGCAGCGCTGAGGATTTGGAAAAGGTGGCGGCTGATCTCAGAGCTTCCATTTGGAAGCAGATGTCTGATGCTGGCATCAAGTACATTCCCAGCAACACATTCTCATACTACGATCAGGTGCTCGATACCACTGCCATGCTCGGTGCTGTTCCCCCGAGATACAACTGGACTGGTGGTGAGATTGGTTTCTCCACTTACTTCTCCATGGCCAGAGGGAATGCCACTCTTCCTGCTATGGAGATGACCAAGTGGTTCGACACCAACTAGTAAGTGATGatcgatatttttttaaacaaaaccTCTGTTGCAATTATTATGCTTATTTATCTAATATGACGTTTCTGCCTGTGCAGCCACTTCATTGTCCCTGAATTGGGACCTGATGTGAAATTTTCTTATGGTTCTCACAAAGCTGTTAATGAATACAACGAGGCTAAAGCGGTAAGAGcccattatttcttttatttccaatttaacatgtaataaaaaataatattgattatatCTATTTGATAGAAACCAAACTCATGTGTGTTGTCTACTAATTATTGTGAGTTCTAGGTATAGTTTCTtagtaaattttgttttaacttttgCATGTTTGTAATGATCTGTAATGCTCTGTTTTGAAATGAATCTACATATAGAATATTTAGTcaatatgtttgattttgtgtaaAGTTCCAATCCTAAATGTCTCTGTGCTTCCTATAAGtttgttataatttatttttttgaccTGATGAGTTACCTGCTCTCATACAGCTTGGTGTTGATACCGTCCCAGTTCTTGTTGGACCAGTTTCATACCTTTTGCTTTCGAAACCTGCCAAGGGAGTTGAGAAAAATTTCCcacttctttctcttcttgaCAAAATTCTTCCAATCTacaagtaagaaaaataagaatctATAGTTCAAGTATAAAATCTGTCACCATTTGCATTTTGATTGCCTCAGCTATTTAACATAAATGATCCTGTCAGGGAAGTGATTGCTGAGCTGAAGGCAGCAGGTGCTTCATGGATCCAGTTTGATGAGCCTACCTTGGTAAAGGATCTTGAGTCTCACCAGCTGGAAGCATTCACCAAGGCTTATGGAGAGCTGGAGTCAACCTTATCTGGTGTTAGCACCATCATTGAAACTTACTTTGCTGATGTACCAGCTGCGGCATACAAGACCCTCACATCCTTGAGCGGAATttctggttttggttttgatttggTTCGTGGAGCTCAGACTCTTGATCTGATTAAGGGTGGTTTCCCTGCTGGAAAATACCTCTTTGCCGGAGTTGTTGATGGAAGGAACATCTGGGCTAATGATCTATCTGCATCTCTCTCTGAGCTCACTTCTCTTGAAGGCATAGTTGGAAAGGGTATACTAGCTAACACCTATTTTTTGTTAGACtgaagtataattttatggtgtgtcatttcattttctttatttgttttgctGGCAGACAAACTTGTCGTGTCCACATCCTGCTCACTTCTCCACACTGCCGTTGATTTGGTCAATGAGACCAAGTTGGACCAGGAAATCAAATCATGGCTCGCATTTGCAGCTCAGAAAATTGTTGAAGTGAATGCACTTGCAAAGGCATTGGCTGGCCAGAAGGATGAGGTATGTATCATGCCTAAGCATACTTAGAATTTGTATCAACTATCAAGAAGGCACTTGTACAGTTCAAATCTTATTGTATCGATCTTGATAGAATTACCTTCAATACATGTTGTATTGTTGCTCATTTACTTATTTGGATGTTTCCAGGCCTTCTTCTCTGCCAATGCTGCTGCTCAAGCCTCTAGGAAATCATCTCCCAGAGTGAACAATGAAGCTGTCCAAAAGGCTGTAAGTACtgaatttttgtgattttgattttttgtctTGCTGCTAACCTGTTGTGAGCTAACTGTATAATCTTTGATTTGTTAATCTAGGCTGCTGCTCTAAGGGGTTCTGACCATCGCCGTGCTACAAATGTTAGCGCCAGACTTGATGCTCAACAGAAGAAGCTTAACCTTCCAATCCTCCCAACCACCACTATTGGTTCCTTCCCACAAACAGTGGAGCTCAGAAGAGTGCGCCGTGAATACAAGGCCAAGAAGTGGGGTTTGCTTAACTTTGCCTTTGCAATCTATTAATGTGATGAAACCCATTTCTGAAAGTTCAAATTTTGGTTCTAGGATCTCTGAGGAGGAGTACGTTAAGGCCATCAAGGAGGAGATCAACAAGGTTGTCAAGCTTCAGGAAGAGCTCGACATTGATGTTCTTGTTCATGGAGAGCCAGAGGTGAGGAAATTTAGATGTCATTTCTCTAAAATAAGTCATTCTTAACATTTCGGTTAACGTGTATCTAGTTAAGACATTTCTACTGAAGTATTAGGTTTTAACAGtatcttttatcttttgattCTCTAAATACCAGAGAAACGATATGGTTGAGTACTTTGGAGAGCAGTTGTCTGGTTTTGCCTTCACAGCAAATGGGTGGGTGCAATCATATGGATCTCGATGTGTGAAGCCACCAATCATTTATGGTGATGTCAGTCGCCCCAACCCCATGACTGTTTTCTGGTCCACCGCTGCCCAGAGCATGACCAAGCGCCCGATGAAGGGAATGCTTACTGGTCCCGTTACCATTCTCAATTGGTCTTTCGTGAGAAACGACCAGCCCAGGTAATGTGTCTAGTGAGAGAAAGGCATTCTGTTTTCTCTTTTAGTTATTTCTGTTATACTAAAGCTACATTCTGTTTCGTTTGGCAGATTTGAAACCTGTTATCAGATTGCTTTGGCCATTAAGGATGAAGTTGAGGATCTTGAGAAGGCTGGTATTACCGTGATCCAAATCGATGAGGCTGCATTGAGAGAAGGATTGCCACTCCGCAAGGCAGAGCATGCTTTCTACTTGGACTGGGCTGTACACTCGTTCAGAATCACCAACGTCGGAGTCCAAGATACCACCCAGGTGTGTCTCGTCCCTTGTCCTCTATGCACAACTTCGTTCCACATGTCACTAATTTGTTTGTTATCTTGATTAACAGATCCACACCCACATGTGCTACTCCAACTTCAATGACATCATCCACTCCATCATCAACATGGATGCCGATGTGATCACAATTGAGAACTCGCGATCAGACGAGAAGCTTCTCTCAGTGTTCCGTGAGGGAGTTAAGTACGGAGCTGGGATTGGGCCAGGTGTGTACGACATCCACTCCCCAAGAATTCCGTCGACTGAGGAGATTGCGGACAGGATCAACAAGATGCTTGCCGTCCTTGAGACCAATATCTTGTGGGTTAACCCTGATTGCGGTCTCAAGACCCGCAAATACGGAGAGGTGAAGCCTGCACTTGAGAACATGGTTGCCGCCGCCAAAAAACTCCGAGCCGAACTTGCCAGTGCCAAATGAGCTCTCTCTATTTCCCACCTCCGATTGTTAGAAAAGTCTTTCCTATAATAATTGTTGTTTCCgacaaagaagaaaattacTTGATTAGGTGTAGTGTGCCCGCTGGGCGATTTGTTTGGTTTGCTTATTATATGTTTggttatttgaatattaatgtccgttttctttttaatgtgGAAGAGTTTTATACTCTTATTTTGGTTTTCCCTCTTTACAACAGGCTCAATTATATTCTAAAATCGGCTATCTACTTCAGTGGACACACTGTAACTgtacatattaaaaaatcaaggGTAAGACAAGGTAAGGACTATCAAATTGGAGACTGCAACTATTCTGAAAACTGTATGATAGACTTTGATTCCCATCAACTATTTTGTTTCGGGTTTCGAGTTCAAGATTGAGTTGTAACCTTAAACATAAACAAAGTATGAGAAAACTTTCATATGTGATGTTTTGACTGATAAATGACACAAACCATTGAATTCTTGAATCATTTATATGTTATCAAAACCTGAAAATATCAAGCAAAATGCTCAAGTCTTAAATTAAGAATTCTAGGAAGTTAAATCCTAGCAGCGATTTTATTTGAACACATTTGATGACTAACTAATATCTCACATCTTCTACCGATCAAAACCAAAGAGGCACTCTGTCTCCGTGTCGTCTAGCTAGTTGACAACCTCAATGAGGGTAGTCTCGTAGTTGTTAGGGGCCTCGAAGCCGTGCAAGTTCATGACAGTTGCGGCCACATTTGCCAGTCCGCCGGTAGGCACGTTGGCGCGGAATCTGACACCTGGTGCGAGCCCAGGGCCATCAATTGCGACAGGAACCTGACAGAATTAGGCAATATATGCATCAGAAAATGGCTTCAATTGTGTGTACGTAGATCACAAACAAGAATGAAGAATAGTTACAGGTTCAAGTGTGTGAGAAGTaaggatttgaatatttcCACTCTTGTCAAGTTAAGGTTTGCATTTCTTGTTTCTCTTCACCATGTCCTCGGCATTACCATGGTTAGCGGTAACGACGTAGATCCCACCAACTTGCTCGATTGCATCAAGAATCATGTAGGGATCAGACTAGGGacggattcactaattaccaagACCTCTTTGTTTTTCATTAAGGGATCTCAGTCAAACTCCAACCACGCGACTGATATGTCTCAAAGATTACAAACAGATCCCTCACAACAATTACAATTACAGTAACTAGTTCTAGCTAGGGTTCTTGAGTAATCTTGACCTCTTGGTACACCTGCACACTCAAGTAACTTGTTAGTATACTAACACAAGATCCTTGCGGAACTCAAACAATTAGAGAAGACAAAGCAAAGCAGAGCAGAATAGATCACAGAAGATGGCTCAGAACCCGCCACATAGCCCAGATCTATTCAACAATCTAAGGGAGCAACGATGAATTGACTGGAGTCTACCCTCACACCGTCACTACCTTCACCGCACCGCCCCTTCACACCGGATTAGCTCACCACACGCAACTCAGGGATAAAACCCTAGTTCTCACAAACACTCAGCAGCAACTGAAGAAGTTGCCTTCTCAACCACTCACACTAGATTACTCACACAAGAATGGTGAAGAATCTCAAGTAATCAACCGGAGAAGTCATCGGAGAAGCAGAGAAAAACCAAGAGTCTcagagagtagagagagaaagagaagagtgtagaataagagaaagaaacgGCTCATCTCTCACATAACAAACACAACATCCAACAAACCCTCAATCCAACGGCCAGCAAGCAGGAT is a window from the Salvia hispanica cultivar TCC Black 2014 chromosome 1, UniMelb_Shisp_WGS_1.0, whole genome shotgun sequence genome containing:
- the LOC125219384 gene encoding 5-methyltetrahydropteroyltriglutamate--homocysteine methyltransferase, which codes for MASHIVGYPRMGPKRELKFALESFWDGKSSAEDLEKVAADLRASIWKQMSDAGIKYIPSNTFSYYDQVLDTTAMLGAVPPRYNWTGGEIGFSTYFSMARGNATLPAMEMTKWFDTNYHFIVPELGPDVKFSYGSHKAVNEYNEAKALGVDTVPVLVGPVSYLLLSKPAKGVEKNFPLLSLLDKILPIYKEVIAELKAAGASWIQFDEPTLVKDLESHQLEAFTKAYGELESTLSGVSTIIETYFADVPAAAYKTLTSLSGISGFGFDLVRGAQTLDLIKGGFPAGKYLFAGVVDGRNIWANDLSASLSELTSLEGIVGKDKLVVSTSCSLLHTAVDLVNETKLDQEIKSWLAFAAQKIVEVNALAKALAGQKDEAFFSANAAAQASRKSSPRVNNEAVQKAAAALRGSDHRRATNVSARLDAQQKKLNLPILPTTTIGSFPQTVELRRVRREYKAKKISEEEYVKAIKEEINKVVKLQEELDIDVLVHGEPERNDMVEYFGEQLSGFAFTANGWVQSYGSRCVKPPIIYGDVSRPNPMTVFWSTAAQSMTKRPMKGMLTGPVTILNWSFVRNDQPRFETCYQIALAIKDEVEDLEKAGITVIQIDEAALREGLPLRKAEHAFYLDWAVHSFRITNVGVQDTTQIHTHMCYSNFNDIIHSIINMDADVITIENSRSDEKLLSVFREGVKYGAGIGPGVYDIHSPRIPSTEEIADRINKMLAVLETNILWVNPDCGLKTRKYGEVKPALENMVAAAKKLRAELASAK